A stretch of DNA from Pseudonocardia hierapolitana:
AGGGTCTTGCGGGTGTCGCGGATGCGTGCGCCGGTGCCGGCCACGGCGTCGACCCAGGCCGCGGTGGCCGTGGCGACCCCGGAGAGGTGGCAGAGCAGGTTGAGCGCGGTGCGCTCCGCGGTGAGCAGCCCGCGCACGGGGGCCCGGACGGTCAGGGCGGAGTCGCCTGCCGCGAGCCGGTCGCCGTCGGAGCGGGCTTGCAGGACCTCGTAACCGCCGACGACCTCGTCGAGGACCACGCGCACCGCGGGGAGACCGGCCAGCACGCCCGGCTCGCGCGCGGCGAAGGCCGCCACTGCCACGGCATCGGCCGGCACGGTGGCCGCCGTCGTGGCGTCCGGGCCGTAGCGCAGGTCCTCCTCGAGGGCCGTCGCCACGACCCGCCGCAGGTCGGCGAGGTCGGGACCCACCAGCGCGGAGCTCGCATCGACACCAGCCGTCCCGGTCATGCCGCCACCGCCGTCCCGGCCTGGACCACCGGCCGACCGTCGGCGTCGAGTGCGAGCTCGAGGCTCGCCCGCTGCCACCGGTCGTCGCGGTCGGGGAAGTCGGTGCGCACGTGGCAGCCGCGGCTCTCGGTGCGGGTGCCGGCAGCGGCGAGCACGGCCTGCGCGAGGAGGGTGAGCGCGGCGTCCTCCACACCCGCCCGGTCCACGGGAACGCCCACGGCCGTGGCGGCCTCCACCCGGTCGGAGGCCGCGGCGAGGCCTGCGGCGTCGCGGCCGATTCCCGCCGCCGACGTCATCGCCTGCTGGACGACCTCGCGCGGCGCGAGCGGCACCGCGGGCGACGCCACGAGGCACCCGCCCGCGGCAGGCCGGAGGCCCTGCCGGTCGGCCGCCACCGCCCGCGCCGCCCTCGCCCCGACGACCAGCCCTTCCAGCAGCGAGTTGGACGCGAGCCGGTTGGCGCCGTGCAGGCCGGTGCGGGCCACCTCGCCCGCGGCGTAGAGCCCGGGGACGGACGTGCGGCCGTGCAGGTCGGTGACCACGCCGCCGCACGCGTAGTGGGCGGCCGGCGTGACGGGGATGGGCTCGCGCACAGGGTCGATCCCGGCGGCCCGGCACGCCGCGTTGACGGTCGGGAACCGGCGGGCGAAGTCCGGGAGGGCCGTCGCGTCCAGGTGTACGCAGTCGGCGCCCGTTGCGGCGAGCGTGCGGGTGATCGCCGCGGCCACGACGTCTCGCGGGGCGAGGTCGGCGAGCGGGTGCACATCGGCCATGAACCGCCGGCCCGCGCGGTCGAGCAGCACCGCTCCCTCGCCGCGCACGGCCTCGGTGACGAGCGGCCGCCTGCCCACCGCGGGCCCGGTGTAGAGAACGGTGGGGTGGAACTGCACGAACTCCAGGTCGGCCGCCGTGGCGCCGGCGCGCAGCGCGAGCGCCAGACCGTCGCCGGTGGCCGTGGCCGGGTTCGTGGTGCTCGCATAGAGCTGGCCGTAGCCACCGCTGGCCAGCAGCACCGCGGGCGCGCGCAGCACGCCGGGCCGGCCGGTGTCGTCGAGCACCGCGAGCCCCGTGACCGCGCCGCGCTCGTCGCGCAGCGCGTCGACGGCGACGTGCCCGGCGAGCAGCGGGAGCCGCCGGTCGGTCACGGCTGCCACCAGCGCGCGCTCCACCTCGGCGCCCGTGGCGTCGCCTCCGGCGTGCACCACGCGGAACGCCGAGTGCCCGCCCTCGCGGGTGCGCGCCAGGCGGCCGTCGGCGCCGGGATCGAACAGCGCGCCCCGCGCCCGCAGCCGGGCGACCGCGGCCGGGCCGTCGGCGAGGATCTCCGTGACGGCGGCGACCTCGGACAGGCCCGCGCCGGCGGCGAGCGTGTCGGCGACGTGCGCCTCGACGCTGTCCCCCGGCACGTCCCCGAGCACGACGGCGACGCCGCCCTGCGCGTAGCGGGTGGAGCCGGCGTCGGCGGCGTCCTTGGTCACCACGACGACGCGCAGGCCGAGCTCGGCCGCGTCCAGCGCGGCGGTGAGCCCGCCGACCCCGGACCCGACGACCACGAGGTCCGCATCGGCCTCCCACCGGGGGGTCATTCGCCACCCCCCGGCCGCCCGATCTCGATCATTCGTTGCACGGCGGCGCGGCCGCGGGCGGCGAGCACGGGGTCGACGTGCACCTCGTCGCGGCCCTCGCGCAGGGCGCGCAGCAGCTTCTCCGGCGTGATCATCTTCATGTAGCGGCAGGACGCGCGGTCGTTGACCGCGCGGAAGTCGATCTCCGGCGCGGCCCGGCGCAGCTGGTGCAGCATGCCGACCTCGGTTGCCACCAGCACCGACTTCGCCTGCGAGCTGCGGGCAGCGTCGAGCATCCCGCCCGTGGAGAGGATCTTGACCCGGTCCGCGGGGACCGCGCCGGTCCCGGCGAGGTAGAGCGCGGAGGTCGCGCAGCCGCACTCCGGGTGGACGAAGAGCTCGGCGTCCGGGTTAGCCTGCGCCTTCGCGGTCAGGGTCGCGCCGTTGATGCCGGCGTGCACGTGGCACTCCCCCGCCCAGACGTGCATGTTCTCCCGCTCCAGCACGCGGCGGACGTGTGCGCCGAGGAACTGGTCGGGCAGGAACAGCACCTCCTTGTCGGCCGGGATCGAGGCCACGACCTCGACCGCGTTGGACGAGGTGCAGCAGATGTCGGTCTCGGACTTCACCGCGGCCGTCGTGTTGACGTAGGAGACGACCACCGCGCCCGGGTGCTCGGCCTTCCAGGCCCGCAGCTGCTCGACGGTGATCGAGTCGGCGAGCGAGCAGCCGGCGGCGGCGTCGGGGATCAGCACCGTCTTGTCCGGGCTGAGGATCTTCGCGGTCTCGGCCATGAAGTGCACGCCGCAGAACACGATCGTCGACGCATCGGACTCGGCGGCGATGCGCGAGAGCGCGAGGGAGTCGCCGGTGTGGTCGGCGACGTCCTGGATCTCGGGCAGCTGGTAGTTGTGCGCCAGCAACACGGCGTCGCGGCGGCGGGCCAGTGCGCGCACCTCGTCGGCCCATCCGGGTTCCAGCGACCCGCCGAGCAGGGGCTCGGCGATCGTCGGGCTTGCGGTCATGACCCCTCCTGGTTTTCGACTCTCAGTCGGAAACGGTAGCGATCGTAACAGCGAGCGCGCCGCCGCACCCCCTCCGCGTGACCGGGAACTCATCCCGGCGCAACCCGGTGTTCACGCCGGGTATCGCGGCCGGCACCCTACGATCCGACCATGACGCGCCCGACCGAGCACGAGGTGCTCGCCGCGGTGCTGCAGATCCGGGACGGTTGCCTGCAGGTGCTCGCCTGGCAACGGGCCCGCGAGCCCGACTCCGGGCGGTGGGCCCTGCCCGGAGGGCTCCTCGGCGACGACGAGGACGTCGAGCGGTCGGTCCGCCGCCAGCTCGCGGAGAAGGTCGACCTGCGCGAGGTCACCCACGTCGAGCAGCTCGGAGTGTTCAGCCGACCGGACCGGGTGCCGGACGTCCGCCGGGTCGCCACCGCGTTCCTCGGGCTCGTGCCGTCCGACGCCGACCCGGCCGTGCCCCCGGACACCGCATGGCACCCGCTCGCCGCGCTCCCCCCGACCGCGTTCGACCACGCCGTGATCGTCGCCGACGCCCGCGACCGGCTGCGCGCGAAGCTGTCCTACACCAACCTCGGGTTCGCGCTCGCGCCCCGCGAGTTCACGATCTCCGCCCTGCGGGACCTGTACGTCGCCGCACTCGGGCACCCCGTGTCGGCCACCAACCTGCAGCGCGTCCTGACGCGGCGCCAGGTCCTCGAACCGACCGGCGAGGTCGCCCCGCCCGGGCCCGCAGGGGGACGGCCGGCGGCGCTCTTCCGCTTCACCGAGCGCACCCTGCGCGTGACCGACGCTTTCGCCGTGCTGCGACCACCCATCGCGTCGGGCGAAGCGACCCGCGGGGTCGTACCGTAACGGCGTGGCCGAGACGCTCCCGCTGTTCCCGCTGGGCACGGTGTTACTGCCCGGAGCCACGCTGCCACTGCACGTCTTCGAGCCGCGCTACCGGCAGCTCACCGTGGACCTCGTCACGGGCACGGTGCCCGACCGCGAGTTCGGCGTCGTCGCCGTCCGGGAGGGCTGGGCCCCCGACGACGACGGCATCGCAGGGCTGCACACCGTCGGCTGCACCGCGGTGCTGCGCGACGTCCAGCGACTGCCCGACGGCCGCTTCGACCTCGTCACCAAGGGCGCACGCCGGTTCCAGCTGCTCGACGTCGACACCGAGTCGAAGCCGTACCTGATGGGTTCGGTGGAGCCCCTCCCCGACGACCCCGCCGACGATGCCGCGGTCGGAGAGCTCACCCGCATCCTGTCCACCGCCGCCCGGGCCGCCCACCGCCGTTACTGCACCGCCGCCTGGCGGACCGGCGAATGGGCCGAACCGGAACCCGACGTCGAACCCGGCACGCTCCCGCACGTCCTCGCCGCGGACTGCCTGCTCCCCATCGGCGACCGCCAGCGCCTGCTGGAGCTGACCTCCCCGATCGAGCGGCTACGACTGGTGCGCGTGCTCCTGGCCCGGGAGGCCGGCCTGCTCTCCGAGCTCAGGGCGGTGCCTGCGCCGATCACCACCTACGCGGTGGACCACAGCGTCAACTGAGTACGCCGATCGCTTCCGCGGCCCACGAACGATCGCGACCTGCGCCATCGCCACCCCGCCGAGCATCACCGCGCCGCCCAGTACCTGAGCCGCCGCGAGCCCCTCCCCGATGACCAGGTAGGCCAACCCGGCGCCCACCACGACCTCGAGGGTCAGCACCAGGCTCGCCGCGGTCGGCGGAAGCAGCCGCTGCGCGGCCACCGCGAGCAGCACGCCCCCGGCCGTCCCGACCAGCCCGACCCACGCCACCAGCAGAGCCGCCGGCACGGCGGTGCCGTTCAGCTCCACGTGCCGCGCGAGCGCGTCCAGCGGGAACGGCGCGATCGCTCCGGTCAGGAGCAGGGCTCCCGCGCTCACCGTCGTGCCCCACGCCGCCAGCACCAGCGGGTCGTGGCGGCGCAGCCCTCGATCGGCCAGCACGAACCGCGACGCCATGGTCGCCGCCGCGAGCAACCCGAGCACGACTCCGATCCCGTCCAGCGTGACCCCCGCCCAGAGCCGCGCGACCATCGCGAGCCCCAGGAGCGTGCCCACGATGCCGACCCACACCAGGCCCGACACCGGCTCCCGTCGCACGAACCGCACCCAGAGCGCCACCAGCACCGGGGCCAGGTACTCCAGCAGCAACGCCACCCCGACCGACAGCCGGGACAGCGACATCATGAACACCAGCTGGTTGGCCGCGAGGCTGATCACGCCGTAGGCGCCGACGAGCCACCAGTCCCGCCGCGCCACGCCGACCCGGCCCCGGCGCACCAGCACCGCCACGGCCATCAGCGCCGCCGCGGCGACCACCAGCCGCGCCTGGACCACGTTGACGGCCGGCAGCCCGATGGTTCCCAGTGCCTTCATCGCGACCGCCGCACTCCCCATCGCCAGGGCGGCGCCGAGCGCCAACCACAAGCCCACGAACCGACCGGTCGGGCGCTGCACGCTGGTGTCCATGGGCACCAGCCTGTTGTAATGCCCTAGTGCAGTTCAACCCTTACGGCGGGACGGCAGCACAGCTCGCGGTCGCCCTCGTCAACGCCGGACCCGCCGCCACCGCGGACGCCGTCGACGACGTCCTGACGACCTACGACTACCGGCCGGCCCACGACGTCGACCCCGCTCAGGCCCGCGAACTGGCCCGGTGGGCCGACCGGCTGCGCGCCGTGTTCGCCGAACCCGACGTGACCGGGCGCGTCCGGCTGCTCAACGAACTCCTCGCCGACGTCGCCGCCCCGCCCTACATCTCCCAGCACGACGGCCGGGCCCCGCACTTCCACTACGCCGAGCACGACGCACCTCTCGTGCACCGGATCAAGGCCTACACGGTGGGTGGCCTCGCCCACGCCCTCTGCGACGACCCCGGCCGCATCGGCCGGTGCGACCGGCCCGGCTGCGACACCGTCTTCGTCGACACCTCACGCAACGGCAGACGCCGCTTCTGCAGCACCCGCTGCGCGAACCAGGCCCACGTCGCCGACCACCGCAGGCGCCGCAGGCGGGGATGATCGGTGGGCGTCAGACGGAGCGTTCCACCGGCACGACGTCGACGAGCCGGTCGGCGCCGAGGAAGTCGACCGGATTCGCGGTGAGAAATGGCACGCGGGCCGCCGCAGCGGTCGCGGCGATCTGCAGGTCGAGGCGACGGGGCCGCGAGTTGCGACCGGCGGCCCGGACGAGCGTCACGAGGACGCCGTAGAGCTTCGCCTCCTCGACGCCGAACGGGAGGATCTCGTAGCTGTCGAGCACGTGGCGCAGCCGGATCTGCCGAGCTTCTGGATCCGGTCCGGAGTCCGAGCCGAACGCGAGCTCTCCGAGGCTGACCGCGCTCACGACCAGGACCGAGTCCCGGTGGTCTCCCAAGTCGACGCTCGCCAGGTCGATGAGGACGCAGGTGTCGATCAGGGCGTACACGTCAGTAGTCGAGGCGGTCGTCGCCGAAGATCAGATCGTCCGCCTCGCGGTCGCGGCGCCACTGCTCCACGTCGATCGGTGGCAGCCGGCGAGCCATCTCCTGCAGCTCCCGACCCGTATACCGCCGCCTTCGCGCATTGTCGGCATGGGGCACCAGGTCGGCGACAGGCTTGCCGTTGCGGGTGATGACGAAGCTCTCCCCCGCTTCCACGCGCCGCATGATCTCGCCGCTGTCGTTGCGCAGCTGCCGCTGGGCTATGGTCTCTGGCATCGGTCACCGTAGCAGTTTCGTGCTACGGAACCGCTACGGCCTCAGATCTCCAGCCCGTTGCGGTCCACCAGGCACCCGTCCGGCCACGCGGCCAGGGACGCGTGCACCTCCCGCACCATCGACACCCCGCCGTACACCTGCACCCGGCCGTCGGCGCGAATCATCCGCGTCCCCCCGGAGACCCGAACCCACCCGCAGCGCTCGTAGAACGGCGCGACGTGGTCCCCGCAGGTGAGGTAGCCGAACGGCACGTCGAGACCGCGGAGCGCGGTGTCGCCGCGACGCAGCAGCTCACGGCCGAGGCCCGAGCCCTGCTCCCCCGGCGCGACGGCGACCAGCCCGACGTCCCCCACGAGCACCGATGCGTCGCGCTCCGGCACGCGCAGGAACCGGCGCAGGATCCCGAGGTGCGCCACCGCGCGGGCGTCGCGCCGGGCGACCAGCCGCAGCTCCGGGCGACCGCTCGACCAGCTGCGCGCTCCCACGAAGGCCGTGGAGCGGGGGAAGGCCAGTGCCAGCAGGTCGGCGAGCCGGGCATGGCCGGAAGGCGTGATGTCGTCCTCCCAGACCAGCGCCCACGAGGGCTCAGCGGCTGGTGAGCTCATCATGCCGGCTGCACCGTGCCGTCCAGCCCGTCGGCGTGACCTGGACGACCATGCGGCGCGCGCAGTCCGGGCAGTACCGCGGCGGTTCGAGCGCGCGCCGGTCCGCGCAGCGCACGTGCTCGCCCTGCGCCGCCGGCGTCCCGCACTGGTCGCAGAACATCAGATCGTCTCGTTCAGCGCCTTGATCGGCATCTGGAGCTCGCCCAGCAGATCGATGTCGGCCTCCGCCGGGCGCCCGAGCGTGGTCAGGTAGTTGCCGACGATCACCGCGTTGATCCCGCCCAGCAGGCCCTGCCGCGCGCCCAGGTCGCCGAGGGTGATCTCCCGCCCACCCGCGAACCGCAGCACCGTGCGCGGCAGCGCCAACCGGAACGCGGCGACGGCGCGCAGCGCGTCCGGCGCATCCAGCGGCTCCAGGTCGCCGAACGGCGTGCCCGGGCGCGGGTTGAGGAAGTTCAGCGGCACCTCGTCCGGCGTGAGCGCGGCCAGCTGCCCGGCGAACTCGGCCCGCTGCTCGAGCGTCTCCCCCATCCCGAGGATCCCGCCGCAGCACACCTCCATCCCCGCCTCGCGCACCATCCGAAGTGTCTCCCACCGCTCCTCCCACGTGTGCGTGGTGACCACGTTCGGGAAGTGCGAGCGGGCGGTCTCGAGGTTGTGGTTGTAGCGGTGCACGCCCATCGCGGCCAGCTGCTCGACCTGCTCCGGGGTGAGCATGCCCAGCGAACACGCGATGTTGATGTCCACCTCGTCCTTGATCGCCGCGATGCCGGCGGCGACCTGCGCCATCAGCCGCTCGTTGGGCCCGCGCACGGCGGCGACGATGCAGAACTCCGTCGCCCCCGTCTTCGCCGTCTGCTTCGCCGCCTCCACGAGCGACGGCACGTCCAGCCAGGCCGAGCGCACCGGCGAGTCGAACAGGCCCGACTGCGAGCAGAAGTGGCAGTCCTCCGGACATCCACCGGTCTTCAGCGAGATGATCCCCTCGACCTCGACCTCCGGCCCGCACCAGCGCATCCGCACCTCGTGCGCCAGCTCCAGCAGCGGTTCGAGCGCCTCGTCGGGCAGCCGCAGGACGTCGAGCACCTGCGCCTCGTCCAGGCCGACCCCCTTCTCGAGGACCTGGGACCGGGCGGTGTCGAGGATGGCGAACTGCGTCGTCGTCACGCGTCGGGAGTCTGCCATCCGCCACCCAGTTCGGGCGCCAGACTGTGACGCGCGACGGCCGCGAATCGCCCGGGGTCCAGCGCGCCGGCACCGTCGGGGAGCGCGCCGAGCAGCGGGGCGCCGCTGGTGGCGGGCAGGTCGCCGAGGTTGCAGCGGGCGGCGAGGTCCGGCTCGGCCGGCCAGGCCCCGACCACGATCCCCGGGCAGGTCAGCCCGCGGCGCCGCAGCGCCTCGACGGTGAGCTCCGTGGCGTTCAGCGTCCCCAGCCCGGCAGCGGCGACCACCAGCACCGGGGCCGCGAGGAGCGCGGCGACGTCGGCGAGGGTGGCGTCGTCGGTCATCCGCACCAGCAGCCCTCCCGCCCCCTCGACGAGCACCAGGTCGTGGTCCGCGGCGAGCGCGACGGCCGCGTCGGCCGCGGCCTGCGGCGTGACCGGCTCAAGCCCGGCGCACCGGGCAGCGGTGGCGGGAGCGAGCGGGTCGGGGTAGCGGGCGAGCTCGCGGCCGGTGGTTCCGGGCACGAGCCGCTGGACGGTGGCGACGTCCCCCGGCTCGCCGTCCGCCACACCGGTCTGCGCGGGCTTGAGCACGGCCACCCGCTGTCCCCGAGCGGCTGCGACTGCCGCGACGGCCGCGGTGACGATCGTCTTGCCGACATCGGTGCCGGTGCCGGTGACGACCAGGATCACGCGTCCACCAGCGCGAGGACGTCGGCGAGCGCCGTGCGGACGTGCGCGAGCTCCGCGTCGGTCACGGTGGCGCGGGCGGTGAGCCGCAGCCTGCTCGTGCCTTCCGGCACCGACGGCGGCCGGAAGCACCCGACGCGCAGGCCCCGTTCGGCGCACCGGCGGGCCGCGGCCACGGCGACGTCGGGTGCGCCGAGCACGACCGCCACCACCGCGGACGGCGGCGCGGGCACCCCGGCGGCGGCCGCGAGCGCGGCGGCCACCCGCAGCACGGCGCCCGGCCGCTCCGGCTCGGCGCGGAGCACGGCCAGTGCGGCGCGCGCGGCGCCCACGGCCGCCGGCGCGAGCCCGGTGTCGAAGATGAACGAGCGGGCGGAGTCCACGAGGTGCGCCGTCACCGCCGCCGGTCCGAGCACCGCGCCGCCCTGGGCGCCGAGCGCCTTGGACAGGGTCATCGTCGCCACGACGTCGTCCGCCCCGGCCAGCCCGGCGTCCGCGAGCAGGCCGCGCCCGCCCGCGCCCACCACGCCGAGCCCGTGCGCCTCGTCCACGACGAGCAGCGCGCCGCGCCTGCGGCACACCGCGTGCAGCTGCGACAGCGGTGCGAGGCCGCCGTCCACGCTGTTCACGCTCTCGGTGACCACCAGCGCCCGGGACTCGGTCCGCGCCGCCAGCGCGGCGTCGACGGCCTCGGGATCGTCGTGGGGGACGACGGCGACGCGCGCCCGGGAGAGCCGGCAGCCGTCGATGAGCGAGGCGTGGTTGGCCGCGTCCGACACGACGAGCGCGTCCGGGCCGGCGAGCGCGGTGAGCACACCGAGGTTGGCGGCGTAGCCGGAGGAGAACACGAGCGCGGACTCCGCGCCGCAGAAGTCGGCGAGCTCGGCCTCCAGCTCGGTGTGCAGGGTGGTGGTGCCGGTGACCAGCCGGGACCCGGTGGAGCCCGCCCCCCAGGTCCGCGCCGCCCGCACCGCGCCCTCGACGACCCGCGGGTCGGTGGCGAGACCGAGGTAGTCGTTGCCGGCGAGGTCGAGCATCGGCTCGCGCGGTGTCCTGGGCCGCAGCGCCCGGCGCAGGCCGGCGGCGCGGCGGCGGGCGGCGTGCGGTTCGAGCCAGGCGAGGGGGTGCGCGGGTTCGGGGGACGTCACGAGCGCAGACGGTAACCCGCGTACGAGGATGAGCGCATGACTGCGATCCGCTGGGCGACGTTCGACTGTTTCGGCACCCTCGTGGACTGGCGGCACGGCATCGCGAACGGCATCGACCTGCTGTTCCCCGGGCAGGGCACGACGCTGCTGGAGGTCTACAACGGCCACGAGCCCGCGGTGCAGACCGAGTTCCCCGGCATGCGCTACCGCGACGTGATGGCCGAGGCGCTGCGGCGCACCGCCCGTGACGCCCAGCTCGACCTGCGCGAGGTCGACGAGGGCGTGCTCGGCGACACGATCCCGTACTGGCCGGTCTTCCCCGAGGTCGCGGCGAGCCTGACCGAGCTGCGTGCGGCGGGCTGGCGGATCGCGCTGCTCACCAACTGCGACCAGGACATCATCGGCGAGACGCAACGCCGGCTCGGCGCCCCGGTCGACACCGTCGTCACGGCCGAGATGGTCGGCTCGTACAAGCCGAACCACAACCACTTCACCCGCTTCGAGGAGTCCTTCGGCGCCACGCGGGACAGGTGGGTCCACGTGGCGCAGAGCTACTTCCACGACATGGAGCCCGCGAAGGCCCTCGACGTGCCGCGGGTGTGGATCAACCGCCAGGCCGACGAGCGCGACCCCTCGATCGCCGACGCCGTCCTGCCCGACCTCCGCGGACTCACCGCGACCGTCGAGACGGTGAACGGGAAAGCACGGTCGTGAACGCGCAACCGGGAATCTTCGCGCTGGGCACCCCGGAGCACGGGTACCTCGAGTTCGACCTGGCGCACGACGCCGAGCCGGTCGACCTCGTGCGGGCGGCCGCCGGGCTGGTCGACCCGCTCTCGACCACCGGCGGGGTCAACCTCGTCGTCGGGTTCCGGCCCGAGCTGTGGGCCGATGTTGCCGACCCGGGCGACGTGCCCGCCTCGGCCCGCGGCTTCGAGCAGCCGCTCGTCGGCGCGGGCGGCTGGGCGATGCCGGCCACGCAGCACGACGCGTGGATGTGGGTGGCGGGCGGCGACCGGACGGCCGTGTTCGACAACGGCCGCGCGATCGTCGCCGGGCTCGCGCCGGTGGCGCGGCTGCGCCGCGAGACGACCGGGTGGCTGTACCGCCACGACCGCGACCTCACCGGGTTCATCGACGGCACGGAGAACCCGTCGCTGCTGGAGGCGCCCGCGGCCGCGCTCGTGCCCGCCGGCGAGCCGGGCGCCGGCAGCAGCGTGGTGCTCGTGCAGATGTGGGAGCACGACGGCGACGGCTGGGAGAGCCTCCCCGTCCACGCCCAGGAGAACGTCATGGGCCGCACCAAGCCCGACAGCATCGAGCTGGACGACGAGGCCAAGCCCGCGGACAGCCACGTGGCGCGCACCGTCCTCGAGGTCGACGGTGAGGAGCTGCCGATCTTCCGGCGCAACGTGGCCTTCGGCAGCGTCTCCCGCCACGGCACCGCGTTCGTCGGGTTCAGCTGCGACCAGTGGCGCCTGGAGGAGATGCTGCGGCGGATGGCGGGTGTCGGCGACGGCGTGCGCGACGCGCTGACCCGCTACACCCAGCCCGTCACGGGCGCCTACTACACCGTTCCGTCGATCGACGCGCTCGCCCGGTTCGCACCGCCCGAGGAGGACTGACCCGGCCGGACGTAGGTCACCTCACGGCGGTGCAGACGGAAGCCCGCGCGGTCGTACACGCCGAGCGCACCGGTGGGGTTCTCGGCGTCGACCGTGAGGGACGCGGTGGCGTAGCCCTGGGCAGCCGCGCCCTGCAGCACGTGCGCGAGCAGGGCGCCTGCGATCCCGCGCCCGCGGTGGGCGGGAAGGGTGCCCACCGTCCCGACGTAGAGGTCGCGCGCGCCGTTGCGCGCCGTGTCGGCCGGGAACTCGTAGCTCAGCACGTACCCGGCGATGGAGCCGTCGCCGGTGAGGGCGACGGCCGAGTTCCCCGGGCGGAACGCCCGGGTGCCCGTGCGGTGGTGCGCCCAGGCGGTGGGACCGACCGCCGCCGATCCCCAGTGGCCGGCGAACGCGCTGTTGTGGGCCAGGCGCAGCGGCTCGTCCCAGCGCGCCGCCTCGTAGGGCGGGCCGAGCCCGACCACCGTGATCCCGGCAGGCGGCGGGAGCGGTTCGACCGGGACGGCGAGGTCACGCAGCAGCTCCGACCACCACCGCGCCGGCCGCATCCCGGCACACTCGGCGAGCGCGATCGCGTCGGACGCCGACTCGGCCAGCCGTGTGACGACCGCCGCGCCCAGTTCGTCGGCCCTCCGGCGCGCCGCGGCCGTCAGCGCCGTGCCGATCCCCCGCCTCCGGTGCGCCGGGTGCACGGCGGCGTCGACGTGCAGGCGCGGCTCCGGCGGCGGCCCGGCGCGGAGGCGGACCACCTGGTAGGCGACCGCCCGTCCGTCCCCGTCGAGCACGAGGAGGGTGTCGCGCTCCAGATCGAGCTCCGGGTCGGCGAGCTCCTCGGCGCAGTCCTCGGCATCGAGGTTCTCGTTGCGCCGGTCGACCTCCTCGACGGCCTGCAGGAGCGCGGCCCAGCGCTCCGCGTCGGAGGCTCGCAGCGGCCGGGCCAGCAGGTCGTCGGGGAGGTCGCTCACCACCGGCGCACCGTACGCCCGATCATCAGACGGGCCGGCGGAATTCCTGCGCCTCCTCGTCGAGCACGAGCACCCGCGCCGTCGGGATGTCGAAGAACAGCCCGAGCAGCGCCGCGTCGACGCCGTGGGCTCGCAAGGCCGCCAGCTGCTGCGCCACGTTCACCATGGCGAGCGCCTCGACCTCGCCGTAGCCCGCGGCGAGCGCGGCCTTCCCGACGGGATGCCCGGCACGCAGCGCCTCCAGGCTGGGAGCGCCCGAGGCGAGCCAGTCGCCGAGCGGGTCGCCGGGCTGCTGCGCCCCGTCGAGCAGCCCGCGCATCGCACCGCACCCCGAGTGGCCGCACACCGCGATCAGCGGGACGCGCAGCACCTCGGTGGCGTAGTGGAGCGCGGCGCGCATCGACGTCCCGGCCACCAGGTTGCCGACGTTCTGCACGGTGAACAGGTCGCCCGGGCCGCTGCGGGTGATCAGGTTGGGCTGCACGCGCGAGTCGGCGCAGCACAGCAGCAGACCCTTCGGGGCCTGTCCGTGGGCGAGCTTCTCCAGCGTCGGCCGGATCATCTCCGCCGCGTCCGAGTGGTACGCGGCGACGCCGGCGAGGAGCGGCGCGTGCGGGGTGTGGT
This window harbors:
- a CDS encoding GNAT family N-acetyltransferase; translated protein: MVSDLPDDLLARPLRASDAERWAALLQAVEEVDRRNENLDAEDCAEELADPELDLERDTLLVLDGDGRAVAYQVVRLRAGPPPEPRLHVDAAVHPAHRRRGIGTALTAAARRRADELGAAVVTRLAESASDAIALAECAGMRPARWWSELLRDLAVPVEPLPPPAGITVVGLGPPYEAARWDEPLRLAHNSAFAGHWGSAAVGPTAWAHHRTGTRAFRPGNSAVALTGDGSIAGYVLSYEFPADTARNGARDLYVGTVGTLPAHRGRGIAGALLAHVLQGAAAQGYATASLTVDAENPTGALGVYDRAGFRLHRREVTYVRPGQSSSGGANRASASIDGTV